Below is a window of Rodentibacter sp. JRC1 DNA.
CAATTTTCAACCAAATTAAATCTTACTTTTGACACAATTCCTTATTACGATCCGGAAAAAGGAGAAGTTTATTTGCGCGACTTACGTATTTTACGCTGGTCCGGCGAGCCAAACGAATACATGGAACAATTACAGATTGCAATGCCGTTTTTAAGCCAAAGTATCGCTGCATTGCTTTCCAATGTGCCCGTTTACACGCTTGATGATACCAATGTGAGAGATGTTTTAATCAAGAAATTTGCCAAAGGCATTAAAATAGAACCGGGTGCATTAGAACTTGAAGCTAATATACTGTAATTTCAAAAAGGCGTATTTTAAATACGCCTTTGTTACAACAAGACTGTAGCCCTAAATCCGATAATATTCTCGGAATCTATCACATTTTCTAACCGCACTTTATAGTGATGTAATTCTGCAATTCTAAATACGATAGATAGCCCCAAACCACTTCCCTTTTCGTTTTGCCCTGCGGGGCGATAAAAGCGTTGTCCCAATTGCGCCAGTGATTCTGTGGCAACACCATCGCCGTTATCTTCAACAATAACGGAATATTTAGATAAAATAATTTTTATTGTCGCCCCTTTATGACAATATTTTATGCCGTTATCGATTAAATTTCTTAACATTTGAGCAATAAGAATAGGTTGTCCACAATGGTTTTGAGGAATACCCCGTTTTTCAAATGATAGCTCAATGTTGCGTTTTTGTGCATTAAAATAAAGATCACTAATTAAAGAGGAAATCATTTCCTCCCATTTTATAGGTTGTAAATCAATAAGAGCTTCTACATTATCCAGTCGGGACAAAATTAAAAGTTGCTCAATTAACTGGCTTGCACGATCAATGCCTTGCGTAAGGTGAGAAAGCGCCTGATCACGCATTACTTTATCATCATCGGCAAGTTGTGCAATTTCGGTTTGAATACGTAATGCGGCTAAGGGGCTACGTAATTCATGCGCGGCATCCGAGGTAAAACGACGCTCTCTTTGTAACATTGTTGAAGTGCGGTCAAAAAATTGATTCAAATTTTCCACCAATGGTAAAATTTCCGTTGGTACGTTAGATGTGTCCAGTAAAGAGAAATCATCTGCTTTACGCTTCAATACTTCACGACTTAAATGATTAATCGGTTTCAAGGTTTTTTGAATCAAGAAAAAAACAACAATTAATAAAACAGGCAAGCTGGCAAACCAAATCATCGTTTGTCCTAACACCATTTCATTAACGAGTTCTTCACGAAATTCAACTTCTTGTCCCACGGCAATGCGTAATTCACCATTTGCAACGGGAAGCCAATAAATTCGCCATTCATCATTATCATTTGCCATATAACCGGAACTAAAACCAACTTTATTATCAAAGATAAAATTATCGCCGTTACCCCCATCCGTTAAAAGGCGTTTTCCTGTGTTTGAGAATATCGCAAAAGCGAGGGCGTCATCATCATAATGACGTTTTAATGGTTTAAAACCACCACGATGAAATTCAGTGTTATCTAATAAAATATTACGTAAATCTGACATCGCAAGGCGTTCGGCAAACAATATCTGCTGCGCATCAAAAACGTCGTTTGCTTCTTTGCGAACTTCTATCCAAGCGACAACGGTCGCAATTATCCAAACGATAAATGCGGTTAAAAACAGTCCGCTTATTAAACGAAATTTAAGGCTTTTATTTATCACAATCTTGCCCTAGAGCATAACCCACACCGTGAACAGTACGGATAAAATGTTTACCCAATTTTTTACGTAAATTATAAATATGAACATCCAGTGCCGTTGTGCTGATTTCTTCCTCCCAAGTGGATAACTTTTCTTCAATGGTTAAACGGGAAAGGACGCGAGTTTTGTTCAACATAAACAGTTCTAACAGTTTATACTCTCGGCTTGTTAACGAAACGACCTCGGAATAAAGTTTAACAACACGTTGATTGGGATCTAACTGAACACCCGAATGTTCAATAATAGCAGATGAATGGCCGTGGCTGCGTCTAATCAACGCTTGTAGGCGCGCCACGACTTCAGCCAAAGCAAAAGGCTTACACAAATAATCATCGGCTCCGTTTTGCAATCCTTCTACCCGCTCATCTAAAGTCCCTCTCGCTGTCAAAATAAGCACCGGTATGGTTTGATTATTCGCACGCCATTGTTGTAACACGGTCAAACCATCCATTTGAGGTAAAGTAAGATCAAGCACTACCGCATCGTAAGGTGCGGAATCCAGTGCTTTCAATCCGGTTTTTCCATCCTTAAACCAATCCACCGAAAACCCTGATTTAGATAACCCTATTTGCAAACCGTTCCCGATTAACATATCGTCTTCAATGAGTAAAATTCGCATAAATTTGACCGCTCTTTTAAAACAAAATGGTGAGCAAAATTAATCTGCTCACCATTTTGGAATCATTAATTCGCTTTTTCTACGCTAAATACTTCAACTTCTGCTTTTTCAAACGCTTCATTATCAAGTTTACCGGTGATACGAATTTTATCTTCCGGTCCAACATTTAAACCGTTCCATACACGGTTTTTAATTTCAATTTTAATACGTGCCGTGCCATCATTAAAAAGATATTCGTCATCATCAATTTGTTGAGTAATATTACCCACTAATGTCACAATGCTATTGTCTTTTGCAGATAACGCTTGTTTTACACTAATCGGCGATGTCGCACCCTGTTGAAATCCGCCTTTTGCACTACTAGTATTACCGTTGAAACCGGCAAATGCAGTTGAAGTTGAGATAGCTAAAATGGCTGCTAATGTTAATTTTTTCATAAAATTTCCCTCTTAAATGATATTAGTGTTAGATTAAGTGTTTTCAAAGCATCGTTGCCTTTGAGAAGTATTAAACGATATAAATCTTAAGGAAAAGTTAAGAAACCAATACTTTTTCTAAAAAACTTTACCTCCTTTTTTCACTTAAGATTTTATCATAGTTTTCCTCTTATTCCTTCTCACACCTCACTAAACTTTATGTTATGATGCTGTAAATTTTTAATAGTCCAACAGGAGATTTCTTTATGAAAACCAGCAAACTTCTTCTTTCTTCAATGCTTACCGCCACTGTTTTCTTTACATCTCAAGCTTATGCTAAGTTTACACAAGAAGATGCTCAAACAATGCACGAACAAACTAAAAAGGAACGTAAGGTGCAATATATTTGCCAAGGAAAACAAAAAGTAACGGTAACTTACGGTTTTAACCAGCAAAACTTACCGACCTTTGCTCAAGCAAACGTAAATGGAAAGCTACGTTTTATGCCAATAAATTTATATCGTAGCGATAACACCGGAACAGTTTTTGGTGATGAAAATAATTTCAGCTTAATGGCTTCCGGCGATGCTTTAACATTAAAAAATTACAAAAAATTACCAATGATGATACAAACCCCTGCTAGTGAAATTGTTTATAAAAACTGCAAAGCAAAATAGATAAAAAGGACTGAATCCGATGTCATATGGAAAACAGTCCTTATATCTTGTGAGTTTTTATTTTATCGCACACAAAGTGCGGTCATTTTTGAACGTATTTTTATTCTTCATTCAACAATTTTAATTCGCGATTTCTCACTTGTTTTTTCAATATTTCCGCAAATTCTTCCACTGTGAATGTGCCTAAATCCGTGCCCTTACGGGTACGTATTGCCACTTTGCCCTCAGCGATTTCTTTATCACCACAAACAAGCATATACGGAACACGACGTAACGTATGCTCACGAATCTTGAAGCCAACTTTTTCATTGCGAAGATCCGCTTTCACACGTAAACCGGCATTAGATAAGGTTTTCACGACTTGTTGTACGTAATCGGCTTGACTATCGGTGATGTTCATCACTACCGCTTGGGTCGGTGCCAACCACGCTGGGAAGAAACCGGCATATTCTTCGGTAATAATACCAATGAAACGCTCAATTGATCCTAAAATCGCACGGTGAATCATCACTGGGGTTTTACGAGCGTTATCCTCTGCCACGTAAGTTGCATCTAGCCGTTCCGGTAATGCAAAATCTAATTGAACCGTACCGCATTGCCATTCCCGACCTAAACTATCACGCAATGCAAACTCGATTTTGGGTCCATAAAACGCCCCCTCACCTTCTTGAATTTCATATTCAAGCCCGTTATGAGCTAATGCTGCGGCCAAGCCGGCTTCTGCACGATCCCACATCGCATCTTCACCAATACGGTTTTCAGGGCGGGTTGAAAGTTTCACATAAATATCGGTGAAACCAAAAGTGCTGTAAATGTCATAAACCATTTTTATACAGCTGGTCACTTCACTTTCAATTTGATCTTCCGTACAGAAAATATGTGCATCATCTTGAGTAAAGCCACGTACACGCATTAAGCCGTGTAATGAACCTGATGGCTCATTGCGGTGGCAAGAACCGAATTCAGCCATACGGATCGGCAAATCACGGTATGATTTTAAACCTTGATTGAAGATTTGAACGTGTCCCGGACAGTTCATCGGCTTGATCGCATATTCACGATTTTCCGATTGGGTGGTGAACATTAAATCCGCATAATTTTGCCAGTGGCCGGTACGTTCCCAAAGCACTCTGTCCATCATAAACGGACCTTTCACTTCTTGGTAATCGTACTCTTTTAATTTAGTACGTACAAAGGTTTCAAGCTCACGGAAAATCGTCCAACCGTCATTGTGCCAAAACACCATACCCGGTGCTTCTTCTTGCATATGGTATAAATCTAACGCTTTACCGATACGGCGATGATCCCGTTTTGCCGCTTCTTCTAAGCGTGTCAAATATTCGCTTAATTGTTTTTTATCCGCCCAAGCCGTACCATAGATACGTTGTAACATTTTATTTTTGCTGTCTCCACGCCAGTACGCGCCAGCCACTTTTTGTAATTTAAAGTGGTGGCAGAAACGCATATTCGGTACGTGAGGGCCACGACACATATCAATATATTCTTCGTGATGATATAACGCAGGCGTGGCTGTACGCTCAATATTTTCATCTAAAATCGCCATTTTGTACGGCTCACCACGTTTTTCAAAAGTATCACGCGCTTCTTGCCAGCTGACTCGTTTTTTCACGAC
It encodes the following:
- a CDS encoding DUF1439 domain-containing protein; this encodes MKKRNTLFFTLLLGFSVFSTAQASPFNISENQINQYLAEKGRIQDKLSFPGLFSLDYQLKELSTKIGRTTEKRVEINGIAEGLFKLGSKQFSTKLNLTFDTIPYYDPEKGEVYLRDLRILRWSGEPNEYMEQLQIAMPFLSQSIAALLSNVPVYTLDDTNVRDVLIKKFAKGIKIEPGALELEANIL
- the qseC gene encoding quorum sensing histidine kinase QseC, producing the protein MINKSLKFRLISGLFLTAFIVWIIATVVAWIEVRKEANDVFDAQQILFAERLAMSDLRNILLDNTEFHRGGFKPLKRHYDDDALAFAIFSNTGKRLLTDGGNGDNFIFDNKVGFSSGYMANDNDEWRIYWLPVANGELRIAVGQEVEFREELVNEMVLGQTMIWFASLPVLLIVVFFLIQKTLKPINHLSREVLKRKADDFSLLDTSNVPTEILPLVENLNQFFDRTSTMLQRERRFTSDAAHELRSPLAALRIQTEIAQLADDDKVMRDQALSHLTQGIDRASQLIEQLLILSRLDNVEALIDLQPIKWEEMISSLISDLYFNAQKRNIELSFEKRGIPQNHCGQPILIAQMLRNLIDNGIKYCHKGATIKIILSKYSVIVEDNGDGVATESLAQLGQRFYRPAGQNEKGSGLGLSIVFRIAELHHYKVRLENVIDSENIIGFRATVLL
- a CDS encoding response regulator, with the translated sequence MRILLIEDDMLIGNGLQIGLSKSGFSVDWFKDGKTGLKALDSAPYDAVVLDLTLPQMDGLTVLQQWRANNQTIPVLILTARGTLDERVEGLQNGADDYLCKPFALAEVVARLQALIRRSHGHSSAIIEHSGVQLDPNQRVVKLYSEVVSLTSREYKLLELFMLNKTRVLSRLTIEEKLSTWEEEISTTALDVHIYNLRKKLGKHFIRTVHGVGYALGQDCDK
- a CDS encoding YgiW/YdeI family stress tolerance OB fold protein; protein product: MKKLTLAAILAISTSTAFAGFNGNTSSAKGGFQQGATSPISVKQALSAKDNSIVTLVGNITQQIDDDEYLFNDGTARIKIEIKNRVWNGLNVGPEDKIRITGKLDNEAFEKAEVEVFSVEKAN
- a CDS encoding adhesin, translating into MKTSKLLLSSMLTATVFFTSQAYAKFTQEDAQTMHEQTKKERKVQYICQGKQKVTVTYGFNQQNLPTFAQANVNGKLRFMPINLYRSDNTGTVFGDENNFSLMASGDALTLKNYKKLPMMIQTPASEIVYKNCKAK
- the thrS gene encoding threonine--tRNA ligase, translating into MPIITLPDGSQRQFDRPVSVLEVAQDIGAGLAKATIAGRVNGERRDACDIIDQDANLEIITAKDEDGLEIIRHSCAHLLGHAIKQLFPNVKMAIGPTIENGFYYDVDLDRSLTQEDLDAIEKRMLELAKTNYDVVKKRVSWQEARDTFEKRGEPYKMAILDENIERTATPALYHHEEYIDMCRGPHVPNMRFCHHFKLQKVAGAYWRGDSKNKMLQRIYGTAWADKKQLSEYLTRLEEAAKRDHRRIGKALDLYHMQEEAPGMVFWHNDGWTIFRELETFVRTKLKEYDYQEVKGPFMMDRVLWERTGHWQNYADLMFTTQSENREYAIKPMNCPGHVQIFNQGLKSYRDLPIRMAEFGSCHRNEPSGSLHGLMRVRGFTQDDAHIFCTEDQIESEVTSCIKMVYDIYSTFGFTDIYVKLSTRPENRIGEDAMWDRAEAGLAAALAHNGLEYEIQEGEGAFYGPKIEFALRDSLGREWQCGTVQLDFALPERLDATYVAEDNARKTPVMIHRAILGSIERFIGIITEEYAGFFPAWLAPTQAVVMNITDSQADYVQQVVKTLSNAGLRVKADLRNEKVGFKIREHTLRRVPYMLVCGDKEIAEGKVAIRTRKGTDLGTFTVEEFAEILKKQVRNRELKLLNEE